The DNA segment gaaaagtttATAGAGCAGGAATTAAGAGATGAAAAGAAGTAGTAGGGATCAGACTTACATGGGAAAGAGATTTGAggctttctttcatttgaagggtgcatgtgtatgtatgtatgtatgtatgtatgtatgtgtgcccatgTACCCATGcagatatatacataaatgtttttcttttctcaccaAGTCCCAGCCATGGCCCAAAGCTTCTTTACTTTctgtaataaacacacacacctcccaaaTTGTAGGCTCCCTAAAATTGACTGACAACCTCACTATCAAAAGAACCTTTCTTCTGAACTTTTTCTACCTCTCAGGAGCCAAGAGATGGCAAGTGGCCCCAGTCAGGATACATATACTTATACCACGTGGCTACATTCTGGGTAGAGCAGAGACACATGGTAGCTTTGAGTTAGAGAAAGACGCATGCCAGTTAGGTCCATTAAAAATCAACCAGACAGTCTATAAAATCAGCCGTGGTTTGACTTGGACATAGGCCACTCTTAAGAGGCCATATACATGCACCCCGCTTTAAAGGCTCTGTGCCCAAAGCTCCCAGTTTTGAAAGGGAAGAGGGACTGTGCCTGGCTGGGTTTTGGAAGCTGTCTACAGCCCTCGCTTATTGACACAAGTGTATCAAGGAGGTGGTGAAGCCCTGGGTAGAGCATCTGATCCAACTCTCTGCCCTCCCCAGGGTAATGCCCTGAAATCATCTCGAGCAAATGgacctttattttgttttagtagCCTGGTAAAGCCTACTAAAGGGTTGAATGTGTGGTCTGGGCTGCTGTGGAGTTGAGAGCTTTGCGCAGACACCAACCTACCTCGTCTTTTTAAAACGAGAAGGGACTCTGGAGCTTTGTGGCAAATGGTGtcggggtttttttttggggggggggaattaatctgaaataaatgattaaattaaAGCATAAACTGAATTAGAGGCAAGCATTTGggattttccttccatttttatgGAAAGTATGAAATACATCCCTTTGTTcaactttaaaattaaacttaGATTCTCCCTGCAGAAGGAAAGAGGTTCCCAGGACCTGAAATTTTCAGTTTCCCCTTGTGTAtggctttgtgtgtttattttttaaatttttgtgtgcaGCTAAGGCATGGTTCCCCATTGTTTTGTAGCCTTATTGTGGTTTGATTTCACATTGGACTACTTACCTTTTAGTAACTGAATTCCCAGCCCAATGAAAAGTTCTCTCTTACAAGGAGCCCAGGCTCCTATTTATTTCACAACCTTTATTTGTGTATGAGATGAACCATGACATTTAAACTATGCCTGATAGCTTAACAGATTATAAGAACAAAACCAGATGGcccaaacaaaaataatgctTTGATTGCTTTCAAATTCAAcgtcaaaaattaaaaacagctttcaaaaagccttgacattttttttccagaaatgacTTTGagtcatatatgtatacatggaCCTCCTGACCTCAAATTAGaagtatataaaacaaaaatttaacaaTGGCTAGTTAGGAGTATTTGCCTCTTTTATCTTTCCTGTAGCTCCATTTTCTCCCTGCAGTTCCTTTTAGAATAAaactgtatatgtgtatatatttaatggctgctttttagtttaatttgAATGGCGCCTTTTTAAAGGATCCAGTCGAGGTGTTTTCAAACCTCTCTGAAGAAAATGGACTTTGTTAAGCGTTAGCAGTTCATAATTCTTCCACAGAAACCGGTGAATAATGCGCAGTTACTTTAACGCCATGTTTCACAAGGTTCCAAAATAGAACCGGTCCCAGGGTCTTTGGTGCAAATGCAAGTTCCATAAAagcaattatttcattttctagctCAGTTTAGTGTACCCTCAGCATCATTAGTATTAATCACCAGTCTTACTCTCTTTGAGCACAATTAGCCAACTAATTCTTTAAAACTGGACTGTGAAAGAACATTGATTTTTCTCCACCCTTGAGATGGTGTACAGGGCAAAGTTAGACTGTGACTGCCTGAACTGCTAAACTATTGAGCTTTCAGAGCATGCAAATGcctttccctctgtctgtctgtctccctcactctccctccctccctccctccctctctctcccccctccttgTTGTGTAGAAGACTCTTTCTTCTGACTCTAATTCCTTTTTCTTCCAATAAGCTGCAGAAGAATGAGCAAACTTTGTTGCAAATCAAAGCTCTGACAGTTCTATTTCCCTGAGCTAATTGCATGTTCTTTCGgagtttccttttcctctctgtttccctTTGTTTTGACAACAAGAGTCTGGGAAAACAATATACAAATGATCACTTTGCTGTCACGAGtatactgaattttaaaaataaatgaactgtcGAACCAGAAAGCTTCCAGGAGCTTATGGAGCGAGCTCTTTCTCCAAACTGTTCCAAAAACAGATGTGGAAATGTTTAGCTGATGCCCCTCCCTGTTCTCCGTGCAGAATTCCTGCGTGTCTCTAGGGACATCAGAGGAGATAGGCAGACAGAATCCCCACCTGCTTTCCAGGAGATTTCGCTTAAACTGCTCACATTGTCCAGTAATGCCACAAAACTGATTTGCACTTGAGTTTTTGTGTCTTTTGAAAAGCTTCCTAATCAAACATGAtggcgcctgcctttaatcccagcacttgggaggcagaggcaggcccatctctgagtctgaggccagcctgctctacagagtgagttccaagccagccagcccTACATAGTGgtgctctgtctcaaaaaataaacaaagcagcCTGAAATTTAAAAGGCCCTGTATTTTGACCAATATTCCATCTCTTTCCTTTAAGACATAGATTTAtggtaagaaaaaatgaaatctgcTCTTAGCAATTTTTAAATAAGGCAGAGCACAATAGAGATAAACTCACCCGAAGTCTACCTCTAGGCTCCACGtgcacacagagtcacacatatGTTCTGTAATTGCAGAACCAAGCAACACTCGTATTATTCCAGTCTCAAGGAAGCTCTGCTGCCTTTAACCAATGCCTCATCTTTCCTGCTCACCCCaggttctatttttaacttttagaacATTAGTTCTCAacttttctaatgctgcaaccccttaatatggtcttcatgttgtggtgatccccaaccataaaattatccaTTGCTGCTTCATAGCTGTAAGTTTGCTGCTGTTacgaatggtaatgtaaatagctgatgtgccgatggtcttaggtgacacTTGTGAAAGTGTCACTTGTTccccaaaggggtctcgacccacaggttgaggaccactgtttCAGAAGAATATAAAGTGATAGATACAGTAAATAATTTGGGCCAACTATGTCATAATATCACATTATTCCCCATAAATTattccaaatatataaatatgtcctTTTCATTCCATGGGGACATTCACAGATTGATAATATTTGAGGAAAAATATTGGCTCTGTACTGAATATGTAGGGACTTTTTGTCATTATTCCCCAACAGTATAACCTAACAACTATTTTCATAGCACTTACATGTACCAGGTATTAAAAGCAAGCTAGAGATGAGTTACAGTGTACTGGAGGGTGGGCTACGTTGTATGCTGTTTTATATAAGAAAGCTGAGCATCTGCAGATTTGGGCATTCCCACAGGCTCCTGGAACCAGCCCTCCATAGATAGTGAGAGACGACTATATCcattttattattcaaattcttgTTCACCACTTTAAATATATGGGTGCTGGACTTCATAAACAGCATTTTCAGCCATTCCCTGTAGAAAtctggacatggtagcacacatttgtaatctctCACTGCACCCCAAGGTTGCCATTTTGTCTGGTCTGGCTTTCAGCTTGCTCCATGGAttccctggctctgcttcctgcccccTAGGATTAGAGGCAGCTTTTGAATCTGCCTTCTGGAGATCGGGTCCTCAAGCTTGCCATGCAAgcgttacccactgagccgtctccctcgCAGTGATCTCGTGAATTTTTAATGGAAAAGATAAATCAATGATTAGTCCAACTATGGGAGATCTTGggtagaggaaaggaaaagaaggaaaatttttGTTGAAAGTAGTGGGAAATGTATATGCATAAACCacatttaagaaaacagaaagctccTTGTACTCAGTAACTGcaaggaaaacaaacattttgCATCCAGGTGTTAGAAGAGTTTGCCTGGCTGGTCTGTAGCTGAGTTCAGGACGGTGTGTTCCATAGCTGAGCCCTGTTTGGTTAAACCAATGAATTTCAGTTCACCGCAGAGAAAATCTGCAGTCAAGGCCAAATGGGGTCCCTGTAATCCATACTCTAAAACCTGTTTTCTAAGCCCGCCTGCCAGAAGCTGGACGGTAGTTACAAGGTGAGCGCGCCTGTCTTTGTATTTCCCTCCTCCTGGGTCTCCAACTGCCCCTCAGCACTGAAGATTTCTGGAGAGTTTAGCTTCAATTCTGTTCACATCCCACATCTTCTGGACTGCTGTGCAGTTCCAACTAGAGCTGGAAATACTTCAGCCTGGAACCTACTATACAGTCTACCACTTCCCTTCTTAGCCATTCAGCTGCCTTCGGCCCCTGTAACTCAAGTCTTCCCCGTCCCTGCTCTAGTAGATCCTATGCTACCAGCCCATCTCAGTTAGGTGTTAGGAAAGCCAGCTCCTGTGATGAATTCACACTGTTTGGTGAATGACTTCTAGTCATTCCCTGGCACAAATGAGCGCAGCATGGGTATGCGTGCACACCCTTCTCCCTGTCCGCAGCATGGGTATGCATGCACACTCTTCCCCCTGTCCACAGCATGGGTATGCATGCAcacccttctccctgtctctgcaaAGAGCAGGCAGCTGGGGAAAGGAGGCTGCTGTATTTTTGATGAtgtgtcttcagcaaaagggaGCCAGCCCTAAAATACAGCCTTGAAGTATTGGGCTCCAATTTAGCAAGCTCATTATCAAGTACATTCTGCTCTCCTCCTAATCTCtagcctttcccttctccctcggAGCTATGGGACCTCGAGCATGGTTTTCACTGACTTTCATTAAAGTTTTTTCTAAGGCCGGAGGAATATTGTCACATACATAAGCATCTTTATTTATTGCTTCGATTACATGGCTCTAAGAAAACTGGAGGGAATGGGTTCTATCTTGTCCAAGTTTGGAGATTTGTACTAAGTGATTGCTGAAACAGTGGCGTCACCAACCCCCTTTTCCAGACTGAATCCGAGTGGTAGAACTTGAAAAATGGGTAGGGAGCAAGAAGATAGCCTGAAATGGCTGCCTGGGGACCAATTCTCTTGTTTCTTGGAGAATGTAGGCATTTGGTAACTTTATTTGGATTATTcatgagagaaagggagagggggtaTTACATGAAGGATgcctgggaaagggagaggaaatggaTGGCTTAACTCCTGGACCAGAATAGCCTTCAACTGGAACTTCAGTTTGGGGCTTGAGAACAAAAATGGGACGAAAGAATTGTTTCCTTGACCTATTCCAGAAACTGCCTAATGAGAAGGGTTTTGTTCAGGCAGATGGTCCCAGGTTGTGAGATCGCGCTAAGGAAAGGAGAGGGACACAAGGGGAGGGGGGGTAgaacaaagggagggagggatgggagagaaAGCCATTCCAAAGCGCAGTAGGACAAGGGCCTTTCTTTAGGCACAGCCAATAAAGCGACAGTAATGgagtgactctctctctcttctctctctctctctctctctctctctctctctctctctctctctctctctctctctctctctctctctctctctcctccccgtgtgtgtgtgtgtgtgtgtgtgttgctgctgctgctgctgctgctgtctctaTTGTTACCCTATGGGGGGAAAACCAGCCAGCCCCAGCAGTGACActtcagaataaagaaagagcAGAACCAAGTCGCCTGTGGCTTCTTTTTACACCCCCGCAACACCACAGAGAGAATGGAGAGTCattaagaagagaggaaagacagtGGGAGCGAGCATCAGAAACAAAGCACTTGGTCCAGGACAGTGCACCCCTCGAGTGGGCCTCCACACTGCGCTTTCCACTCACGAATTCCACAAATCTGGCAAGagcaaaagcagagaaagagctgcctgtttacagatgggaaaagggAAGGTCTTAGGGGGGCTTTTTAGGCTGATGCTATGAGTAtagtaggcactcaataaatattactCAGAAGATGAGATCACCTATATGGGGAATACTTAGCAGGGAACAAAAGTTAATCCCTACACTTATGCACACGCATTCCCTTCCAAGTTGGAGGCCCTTGCGGTTTTCCACATTTCACGTGAAAGCTGAATTGACCCATATTTGATGACGTCCTTCGCTCTCCTTGTTGCCTCGCTCTGCTGTTCCAGACAGTTCTTCTTAGCTTTGTTCTTGTCTCCTGCCACTGTGTCTACTACTCTTTCAAgggcaaaaagcaaaaagaaccCCAAAGCCAGCAAGCACAAATGAATCCGAAGCAAAGATTTTAGGAGCTAGTTGGTCGATCTAAACAgaaagtataaacaaaataaGTTCTTTTAAATATAGGACTTCTTGTAAGTATGCagtatgcattttaaaatgtaaaattaagacCAGCATGATTGGAGGGgtattttttggtcttttgaaacagggtttccccatgtagttttggtgcctgttctggatctcgttctataggccaggctggcctcgaactcacaaaaatctacctggctctgcctcccaagtgttaggattaaaggaatatgccaccaccgcccggccggagGGTTATTTTTTTGAGAGGGGGTCTTGTTCTGTAGtataagctggccttgaacttgtggcaatccttctgcctctacctcagtAGTGTTAGGATTTCAgtgtaagccaccacacctggctcagaatgttgtttttttttgtttgtttgtttgttttttgtttgtttgtttttggttttatttttctattttgagaaagtctcactatgtagctccagctgttttctctcctcccccttcccaaaATTTCTCTGATTTGCAACACATCCCACTGTATCAGAGAATCGTTTGGTCATCATGAGTTACATCACTGCTGACAGAGTACCGGCTGAATTCTTTTGGTCATATTTTGTTGAGCCATTCAGTCAAATTTCAATATGTGGTTGTCAGGGATAAAATGCAATCTCtccttcattttttaaagcactttATATTTCATTATGGGGAGGTGTGTGTTTGCCACAGTGAATGTATGGGAGGGCAGAGGGGGCAGAAGACAGCTTTAaggagtctctccttccaccatgtgagttccaggaattgaactcgggtcatcccGTTTgccagcaagtacctttacccagtGAATCTCACCAAGCGTCGtcttcacttttaaaattcagtttgttTACTAAGAAAGAAGGTCATGAGGAAGGGCTCGTTGGGATAACCTATGTGAGGACATCACAACCATTCAGGTAGACTAGGTTGCTAGTTTAAATGAAACTTATTTCCCATGcctgatttaatttttaacatgaaagctgttttgtttgggtttcatGCTGGCCTTACACAAATGGGATACCAATCCTGATCAGTGCAGATTCTCATGCTACACAGGAGGGAGGAATACATGTTTTATACCAGAGCAGCATGAGAAAGCCACTTAAagaagccatgtgccaccattccaggcccatgtagctcagaggtagagcaccatcaaataaataaataattaaataaataaataagtagactCCCAAGAAGCCATGTTAGTTATATTTCACATGCAAGTTCCttcaatgaaattataaaatttacttCTGCCTCACGTGGAAGTTTCCCTCTTCTCTGTGTTCTTGCTTCAAAAACTTATCCTTGAACTTTACATAAGCCGTATGGTAACTCGCCTCTTGTATTTTGATGTGTTCTAGAATTCCTTTTTGGACGCCTTCTTGCCTCCTGTGAGTGGTGACCCAACCGACTGCAAGAATGAAATTCTTCAGCTTCCTGGGAGCAATGGTCTTCTTCACCTTCATGGTCTCCAGCTACTCTGAACAAAACCAAGTGAATGTCCTCTGCTCGACAGATTGGTTCATGGTCACGGTTCACCCCTTCCTGCTGAATAGTGATGTCTACGTGCATTTTTATGAGGTGCATTTGGGCCTGGGCTGTCCTCCCAACCATGTTTACCCACACTTCTACGAGTTTACCTACCGCGTTACAGAATGTGGCATCCGCATcaaggccatctctccagatgtaGTTATCTACAGCTCTGAGATTCACTATatctccaaggccacaccttctagatATGTGATCCCCGTGTCATGCGCTGCCCCTCGACGGTCCCCTTGGCTCACTAAGCCCCACTCCGTGAATGCTGCCAACAACAACATGGCTGCGGCCCCGAAGAATGAGACGAGCTACCAGGTGTTCAGCTTGCCAGAGCCTAGCCAGGGATCCAACTGCAGCTGCCCACCTTCTGTCTTCAATCAACAGAGCATGTAAGCCCCACATCATGGGGCAGAGTCTTTGGGGGCCCATCTTGTGTAGTCGTCTGACTCCACTGATATTTCTGGGGACTAATGTGTTCACTCAGATGATATGAGGAAACCCATGTAGTGCCCAGATTTGGGGGCTTTCTGAAAACTCTGTTTCTAGAATTAGTCTGTAGCATTTTCTACTGTCAGTCAAATAAGTGCCATTATGGCTTTTTTTAGGGGAATTTTGTGAAGGGCCAATTCATATATACCTGAttacaactttctttttttactatttttgtatcttttaaaaaaaaataaaataaaattcggATGGCATTAAAGTATCAGTTGGATGGTTTTGCTTTATAAACATGTATCTCTTTTTATCTATGGACCAGGAGTTGATGTACATATTTGGCGACATCAGTGCCTGGGTTTTTCTCTCTAGGATGATTTCCCACCCCTTCAGGTTCCTCTCCAAAGCCTTTCCCAGGAGACTCTCTTCCTCTGGATCCCCACTTCCCGTCTCTGTTTACCACCGACGAGCTTAGCACTAAGTCTCCCTCGTTTGAtctccagctataccactttttaTGTACAGAAAGGATAAGCTGGTTATCTTCAAGTCTCCAGTGATTCTGGGAAGCAGACAAGTCACGTTCCAATGGTCCCAGGCTGGGTTCCCAAGGCTAAGCTGGATCATAAACTTACAGTACTTTGATAAAAAGCCCTCCTACCCCCAACATATAAACTGTCAGAAAGCAGCCTCAAAGTGTGGCTGTCCATTAGCTTTCTCCAAGGCTCGGAGCCACAAGAGGAAGTGAATGAGTCAACAACTATTTATTATTCAGTGAAGTTCCATGCAGACCTGGCTCTGGCTACCAAGGAAATGGGAGTGAGAAGAAAGGGACTCCGAAATTGAGGTCACGTAGCTAgtaagcaaataagtaaataaagataaattcAGATAGTGACAAATGCTATGAAGAACTTCAAACAAAGTGACATGGGAAACTGGGAAGGGACCAGGCCTCTGAGGTCTGGCCGTTTGAACTATGTCTTGGATGTGAGGGCAGGGAAAAAAATCTGGAGAGCAAATATTCCAGAGAGTAGAAACATCTCATTTAACTCTGACTACAACCTTAGGAAAGACGCGCTCTTGTCACACCctctttaaaatgagaaaactggacttagcagaggcatgaggattgctacaagttcagACTACtatgatctacatagtgagactatctgaaacacacacacacacacacacacacacgggagtgAGGGGGAATTGAGGCATGGATAATTAAGAAAGCAGTTCAAGGCCATATACCTAATAAGAACCAGACTCTTAAAAACATT comes from the Peromyscus maniculatus bairdii isolate BWxNUB_F1_BW_parent chromosome X, HU_Pman_BW_mat_3.1, whole genome shotgun sequence genome and includes:
- the Plac1 gene encoding placenta-specific protein 1, whose amino-acid sequence is MKFFSFLGAMVFFTFMVSSYSEQNQVNVLCSTDWFMVTVHPFLLNSDVYVHFYEVHLGLGCPPNHVYPHFYEFTYRVTECGIRIKAISPDVVIYSSEIHYISKATPSRYVIPVSCAAPRRSPWLTKPHSVNAANNNMAAAPKNETSYQVFSLPEPSQGSNCSCPPSVFNQQSM